A single region of the Acidobacteriaceae bacterium genome encodes:
- a CDS encoding ribonuclease HI family protein: MPSLFPEPSQPRTPPTRPNPQAWLIAHCDGGARGNPGPAGYGAVIQTETGEKLAELSEFLGIRTNNYAEYSGLLGVLGWALEHGHRRVRVVSDSELMVKQIQGRYKVNSPDLKPLWTEAHSRIAQLDEFQITHALRHKNKDADRLANAAMDRGTGKGTAEKGAPEPKREVRATPYPKDPASAPPMLRGFTRGGVVHLLGGAKLPDGVFVKIVPE, from the coding sequence ATGCCTTCGCTGTTCCCCGAGCCCTCCCAACCGCGCACTCCTCCAACCCGCCCGAACCCCCAGGCCTGGCTGATCGCGCACTGCGACGGCGGCGCCCGCGGAAACCCAGGCCCGGCCGGCTATGGCGCGGTTATTCAGACGGAAACAGGAGAAAAGCTGGCCGAGCTCAGCGAGTTTCTGGGCATCCGGACGAACAATTACGCCGAATACTCCGGTCTGCTGGGCGTGCTGGGCTGGGCGCTAGAGCACGGCCATCGCCGCGTCCGCGTGGTCTCCGATTCGGAGCTGATGGTCAAGCAGATCCAGGGGCGCTACAAGGTGAACTCGCCCGACCTGAAGCCGCTCTGGACTGAGGCCCACAGCCGCATCGCGCAGCTTGACGAGTTCCAGATCACCCATGCGCTGCGCCACAAGAACAAGGACGCCGACCGGCTGGCCAACGCGGCCATGGACCGCGGAACGGGCAAAGGAACTGCGGAAAAAGGAGCTCCGGAGCCGAAGCGCGAGGTGCGCGCGACTCCGTATCCGAAAGACCCGGCCTCCGCACCGCCGATGCTCCGCGGCTTCACGCGCGGCGGGGTGGTGCACCTGCTGGGCGGCGCGAAACTGCCCGACGGCGTCTTCGTCAAGATCGTTCCGGAGTAA